In one Tripterygium wilfordii isolate XIE 37 chromosome 22, ASM1340144v1, whole genome shotgun sequence genomic region, the following are encoded:
- the LOC119992295 gene encoding cation/H(+) antiporter 15-like, translating to MAERQMLDREIEVSTLYECHAVDKINSNGIWFGDDPLSFSVPLLLLQLSLISIFTRSIYILLKPFGQPSIVSQILGGAILGPSVLGCNSKFAAKVFPVEGRTVLETFSVFGFMFFIFLIGVKMDASTVLHSGKRTFAVGCLGFFVPLAFGKFLALILGQVIQLDDGVRRALHMVIRLESDSSFPVIACFLYELKILNSELGRLASNASIVSDICHWSITIFIIAVKMAVTKSPKTSMGSLLSFALLIILIVFGFRPAALWVIRHTPEGKPVREIYIFLIFVALLCCGLLGELIGVSAFFSSFILGLVIPDGPPLGAAIVERLECFVSVLLMPIFFTMCGLKMNVFAIQKLENVGVLQLFVLVGFIGKMIGTALPPIFFRMPVRDAVSLGLIMNSKGIIDLAMLNNWRTENEINDECFAILIISVVVITGVVSPLVKTLYDPSRRFLAYKRRTIRHHHHNEELRVLACIHSLDNVRTMIMLLDASNPTKETPISLFVLHLIKLAGRASSLLIPHMPRDKSSQDPTQSERIFNVFRKFEQENRYHLKVHCYQGISPYASMHNDVCSLALEQRISFIIIPFHKQKYRAESSHVYRHLNKNVFEKAPCSVGVLIDRRNWRKSRLLLSESSYYQVAVLFFGGADDREAVAYAGRMSEHQTVTITLLHFTSSTILVGGTARCKMLDSEILEEFKQNASRNERVTYQEEMVMDNTSGALGVIRSVGTYYDLVIVGRRHGDSRFISDLGKRKENGDLGTLGEILASSDFEGGASVLVVQQQTKVWGLRDPEESTRLRRVKL from the exons ATGGCTGAGAGACAGATGTTGGATCGGGAGATTGAGGTAAGTACCTTATATGAATGCCATGCTGTGGATAAAATCAACTCAAATGGGATATGGTTCGGAGACGACCCTCTCTCCTTCTCGGTTCCTCTGTTGTTGCTGCAGCTTTCCCTCATTTCCATCTTCACGCGTTCCATTTACATCCTTCTCAAGCCCTTTGGCCAACCTTCCATTGTTTCTCAGATTCTT GGTGGTGCAATTCTAGGGCCTTCAGTTCTTGGGTGCAACTCGAAGTTTGCAGCCAAAGTTTTCCCAGTAGAAGGAAGAACAGTTCTCGAAACATTTTCAGTCTttggttttatgttttttatctTCCTAATCGGGGTAAAAATGGATGCGTCAACAGTTCTTCATTCTGGTAAAAGGACATTTGCCGTAGGATGTTTGGGCTTTTTCGTTCCTCTGGCATTTGGTAAATTTCTTGCCTTGATCCTTGGCCAAGTTATCCAATTGGATGATGGTGTTCGTCGTGCGCTGCACATGGTCATAAGATTGGAGTCTGATTCGTCATTCCCAGTTATTGCTTGCTTTCTGTATGAGCTCAAGATCCTAAATTCTGAGCTAGGACGTCTTGCAAGCAATGCTTCCATTGTATCTGATATTTGCCACTGGTCCATTACAATATTCATTATTGCTGTAAAAATGGCTGTGACAAAATCCCCCAAAACGTCAATGGGTTCTCTTCTGTCATTTGCCCTTCTCATCATCCTCATCGTCTTCGGATTTCGTCCTGCAGCTTTATGGGTAATTCGACATACTCCAGAAGGGAAACCGGTTAGGGAGATCTACATCTTTCTGATTTTTGTTGCTCTTCTATGCTGTGGTTTACTTGGGGAACTTATAGGAGTGAGTGCTTTCTTCTCATCTTTCATTCTGGGCTTGGTGATACCAGATGGACCTCCGTTGGGGGCTGCAATAGTGGAAAGACTTGAATGTTTTGTTTCAGTTCTGCTTATGCCCATCTTCTTCACGATGTGCGGATTGAAAATGAACGTTTTTGCAATACAGAAGTTGGAGAATGTGGGTGTACTTCAACTATTTGTTTTAGTTGGCTTCATTGGGAAAATGATAGGCACAGCATTGCCTCCAATCTTCTTTCGGATGCCAGTCCGAGATGCAGTCTCTCTTGGACTCATTATGAACTCCAAAGGCATCATTGATCTTGCAATGTTGAATAATTGGAGAACAGAAAAT GAAATTAATGATGAATGCTTCGCCATCTTGATTATCTCTGTGGTAGTTATAACAGGGGTTGTTTCACCCCTTGTGAAAACTCTGTACGATCCTTCGAGAAGATTCCTCGCTTACAAGAGGAGGACTATTCGACACCATCACCATAATGAGGAACTGCGCGTGCTTGCTTGCATTCACAGCCTAGACAATGTCCGAACAATGATCATGCTGCTGGATGCCTCTAATCCTACCAAAGAAACTCCGATTAGTTTGTTTGTCCTACACCTCATTAAGCTTGCAGGGCGTGCCTCTTCCCTTCTCATTCCCCACATGCCTCGTGACAAGTCATCTCAGGACCCTACACAATCTGAGCGCATCTTCAATGTTTTCAGAAAATTTGAACAAGAAAACCGTTACCATCTGAAAGTGCATTGCTATCAAGGCATTTCGCCTTATGCATCAATGCACAATGATGTATGTTCCCTAGCTTTAGAACAGAGAATATCCTTTATAATCATCCCTTTCCATAAACAGAAATACAGGGCAGAATCATCCCATGTGTATAGGCACCTGAACAAGAATGTGTTTGAAAAGGCTCCTTGCTCAGTTGGGGTTCTTATTGACCGTAGGAACTGGAGAAAATCAAGACTTCTTCTTTCAGAGTCCTCGTACTATCAAGTTGCGGTGCTCTTCTTTGGGGGTGCAGATGACAGAGAGGCAGTAGCGTATGCAGGACGTATGTCAGAACACCAAACCGTGACAATTACTCTGTTACATTTTACTTCATCAACAATACTGGTAGGAGGCACGGCAAGGTGCAAGATGCTTGATTCTGAAATATTGGAGGAATTTAAGCAAAATGCCTCACGAAATGAGCGAGTAACATACCAGGAAGAGATGGTAATGGACAACACTTCAGGAGCACTTGGGGTGATCAGATCAGTAGGTACTTACTATGACCTTGTTATTGTAGGGAGACGTCATGGAGACTCACGATTTATATCTGACCTTGGAAAACGGAAAGAAAATGGAGACTTGGGAACATTAGGGGAGATACTTGCTTCCTCGGATTTTGAAGGTGGGGCTTCAGTTTTGGTGGTGCAGCAACAGACCAAAGTATGGGGCTTACGCGATCCTGAAGAGTCAACAAGATTGAGAAGGGTAAAGTTGTAG